ACAGTTCCACGTACATTCAACATTTTGACCTTGCCATGGCCGCCAagaatacaaaaaaaaagggagccAATTGAGCTTGGTGCCATCCTGCAAGGCTGCACTCACTGCCCGCAATACACGACAAGCCAAGGTGGCAGAAGCTAAACATCCACAGCACTCGCACTCTGATATTACCACAATGCAGTCAGTCTGCTACGTCGTGGTATCATGCTGGATAGTACGACGTGATAATCAGGGCACTAGAGTGTATCTCATGTGTACTTCGTACACGCGCCATTCGTAACGCAACAAGCTTGTCAATCTCACCTAGCAAGGAATGACAACCCTGGGAGGTCCCTGCACGACTTTTCGGAGACTCATCTCCCAAGGTAGGCGCCGTTTCTGGATAAGAAGCTCTCGCTTACTAGACAAAGCTTAGGTTTTTAACAGGgtttcccccccccctctccagcctcccgtTTTTACCCTTCTTTTTTACCCTCTTACTGTAGTAGTACCTGATGAACAGCCTCATTACCCTACCCCCACTCATTTCAACCGTCGTTGGTGACCATGCACATGCACCTATCCTAACGCACGCGTCGTGTATGTCCTTCCATACCCCCCATTTatcccacacacacacacagagagagagagagagagagagagagcggATCGAGGTTAAGCCGACCTGACGGCGATCAACAAGCTGACAGCCAACTTGGCATTGGCTGATCCTCGTCTGTTCTAACATGCATCATGTCCGGGTTCCGCGGATTTCGGCCAAAGGTGAACAACGTACTTTTGGATACAATTTTTTCCCACTGAATTCCACGTCTATGGGCCGAGGCGCCTGATTGGATCTTAGATTATCTTACGACGTATGCTGCCTGACAACTTGAAACAAACTCATACGGTCGCTCCTACATGACTGCCAAATTCGAGGCATACGTAGTATATATATCgaaatgaacaaaaaaaacaccttTACGCGACAGCTATCTATTCTAGGGATAGCTTCTTTGTCAGGGATAGTAGCTATTTTGTTAGCGATGCATGACACGCCTCAGCCCTATCGCTCTGCGTGAGTCTGTGCTGCGGTAAGACGTGGCATTCTTAATATGCGTACTTTCGAGAGAACGTCGGGTTCAAATGGGCGCAAGCTGCACGTTGAGGTCACCGCCCTTAATTCTTCCTCAATAGATTCTCCGCGTCGACTCCAATAATTCGAAGGGTGTTTGCATCTGAGTATGCAAGGCAGTATCTGTTTGGCGCCCATGCCACCACAGGGCAAGACCCTATCGTTTTTATGGTGTGAACATGTTCGCCAGATTCTGCGTGAGTAACCTCAATTCCGACTCCTACATTTATCTCATAGAGTCAGTCGGAACCCATCACGAAATACAGCCATGTTGAAGTGCTTTATCGTCAACAGCAAGGCCGTTTGAGGTATAAACCGGCTGTACTTACCGTCCTCACTCCCCCCAACGACGTAAGAACCGTCAAACGAGAAACATAATCATCGAAATCAGCCAGGATTCTTGAGAATGGACAGAAGGGTCTAGAAACTTACTGATACTTCTTACTGGACCAGTCATCTTGCCAACGGTTTTGTGACAGATCCAGTCAGACGTATCCCATAATGCAATCATAGAATCTGATCCTCCCGTAGCCAGGATTCTCCCGGTTGGACTGAGCTCTGCAGTAAGGCATGCAGAGGTGTGGCCTGCAAGCCTGAACTCGGACGTTTCGCCTTCCGAGACGGGGTGATTAACCCTGTAGGCGGGCTCAAAGTCCGGGAACGACAGTATCCTAGTCCTGCCGTCTCCGGTGGCAGCGAATATCCTctggccgctccagcagAAGGAGATCTGGTTGGTCTGCAAAGGCTGCTGGAACGATGCCCGCGGGGTGGGCTCCCTTGGTGATAGGACGTAGAGATTATCCGCCTATTCATCCCAAGGAGCACAAAACTCGGATGATTAGCATGTTTCCTTCTCGAGGCCAACCCAATCCGATCTGGTGGGGCGGTACAAGGAACATTTCAATCTGCGCCCGAACCATACGTACCGAGTTCCCAACGATCAAGGACTCGCCATCGGGTGCCCAGACGACAGTGATGGCCGCGCCTAGCCCCTTGACCTCGTTGATGCAGGTTTTTGTCCTGACATCCCAGAACTTGACCACGCCGTCGTTACTGACGCTGCAGAGTTCTGCATCTTTGACTGGGTTGAAGGCTATCTTTTCAATGCCACCCTGGTGCCCTTTGAGTTCTGTTGAATAGCGCACATTGGGTTTGTCAGGGTTCCCTTTTGCGCTCAGAATAGACGATTAGTTTGTCATGCTTTCAATGTATGTATATAATATAATACAATACCAATAGAATATTTGGCAAACACGTACAAACTCGTAGAGTTTTGTCTGATGAGCCTGTTGCTACCAAGGACCCGGTTGGATTCCAAGCAATTGTCCGTATTCTGTAGGTATATACGGTAAAAACCCATCAGCCTTTAGGAACGAACTAGTGCTTTGTGAAAGTAGCTGTTCAAAGATTACTGACGTTCCGATATTGCTT
The Pyricularia oryzae 70-15 chromosome 1, whole genome shotgun sequence DNA segment above includes these coding regions:
- a CDS encoding WD repeat-containing protein, which encodes MVVYQRNTSSPPESQVIAAQSIKRTRASLIAAPPPFDKLRSTTKKCAPLVYPCRRDWTAASHLESSQFPNHMQGPPLPAIIRVMAAKKPRKFKQQAMAPKGLLKPRQRLSKDRFPEYFEKLTAQTYDHASRGSNIGTSVIFEQLLSQSTKLKGHQGGIEKIAFNPVKDAELCSVSNDGVVKFWDVRTKTCINEVKGLGAAITVVWAPDGESLIVGNSADNLYVLSPREPTPRASFQQPLQTNQISFCWSGQRIFAATGDGRTRILSFPDFEPAYRVNHPVSEGETSEFRLAGHTSACLTAELSPTGRILATGGSDSMIALWDTSDWICHKTVGKMTGPESELRLLTQNLANMFTP